In one window of Macrobrachium rosenbergii isolate ZJJX-2024 chromosome 27, ASM4041242v1, whole genome shotgun sequence DNA:
- the LOC136853603 gene encoding beta-1,3-galactosyltransferase 4-like, with the protein MLMNLRYLRNQLWEFKHSLSRPMMSTNRSGLWCCHPTSFALVSLTVISFYLIVLWAGFLPSRNDHDPAPLSASPLYPTPGPLLDLKDFEYLINNDVCGRDDVFATVIIHTHPANRERRDSMRKNIPSPDLRDLGVRRVFLLARAEWNDQDLYRRTPQEYINDENMLHKDIVQGNFKEHYRNLTYKHVMGLQWATRYCPTAKYVIKMDDDIVVDLYQFRDRLRTRYPERRNLILGLLQMDSKPVRNVKSKWYVSEEEFPGDYYAPFMSGWAYAMTLDAANAIVLEAAKLPYFWIDDVHVTGTLAERVGVKREGLNRFYTIHVEHLKCCLDQERSSDFVCDYFVGPCEGDFVVMSRALAHARSCYVNPCMRRPPEASISKTCIIAKQPRPYAPLGKGQGEIVQVFRRES; encoded by the coding sequence atgttaatgaacTTAAGATACCTCAGAAACCAATTATGGGAGTTTAAACATTCCTTGTCACGCCCAATGATGTCAACGAACAGATCAGGTCTCTGGTGCTGTCACCCTACGAGTTTCGCGTTGGTGTCTCTCACTGTAATCTCATTCTACCTCATTGTCCTTTGGGCTGGCTTCCTCCCGAGCAGGAATGACCACGACCCAGCGCCCTTGAGTGCAAGTCCGTTATATCCGACACCCGGCCCTCTGCTGGACCTGAAAGACTTCGAATACTTGATTAACAACGACGTCTGCGGGAGGGATGACGTCTTCGCTACTGTGATCATCCACACGCATCCGGCCAACAGGGAAAGGAGAGACAGCATGCGCAAGAACATTCCTTCGCCCGACCTCCGTGACCTGGGGGTGAGACGGGTGTTCCTGCTAGCCAGGGCGGAGTGGAACGACCAGGACCTGTATCGCAGGACGCCTCAGGAGTACATCAACGACGAGAACATGTTGCACAAGGACATCGTGCAGGGGAATTTCAAGGAGCACTATCGTAACCTCACCTACAAACACGTCATGGGTCTACAGTGGGCGACGAGGTATTGTCCCACGGCCAAGTACGTCATCAAGATGGACGACGACATCGTCGTCGACTTGTACCAGTTTCGAGACAGGCTAAGGACGCGATACCCTGAGAGGAGGAATCTCATCTTGGGATTACTCCAGATGGATTCCAAGCCCGTCAGGAACGTGAAGAGCAAGTGGTACGTCAGCGAGGAGGAGTTCCCGGGAGATTACTACGCCCCTTTTATGTCAGGGTGGGCTTACGCCATGACGCTTGACGCAGCAAATGCTATCGTGCTAGAAGCTGCCAAATTACCTTACTTCTGGATCGACGACGTTCACGTCACAGGGACGTTAGCTGAGAGAGTTGGTGTGAAGAGAGAAGGACTCAATCGTTTTTACACCATCCACGTCGAGCATCTCAAATGCTGCCTAGACCAAGAACGCAGCTCAGACTTCGTCTGCGACTACTTCGTAGGGCCTTGCGAGGGCGACTTCGTCGTCATGAGTAGGGCATTGGCTCACGCGAGGTCATGCTACGTCAACCCTTGCATGAGGCGCCCCCCGGAGGCCAGTATAAGCAAGACCTGCATCATTGCAAAGCAGCCTCGGCCTTACGCCCCCTTGGGGAAAGGGCAGGGGGAGATCGTTCAGGTGTTCAGGCGAGAGAGTTGA